CGCGCGCGAGCCCAGCCGGTCCTTCAACCCGAGCTCGACCAGGATGCGGCTCGCATTGGGCGACAATTGCAGGCCGGCGCCAACTTCCTCCAGCCGCTCGGCCTTCTCCAGCACGACGACGCGAAAGCCCTTGGCGGCAAGCGCGAGTGCGGCCGTCAATCCTCCGATTCCGGCACCGGTAATGATGATCGTTCGGGAGACGGCCACCCCTTAGCGGATGCCGCCGGTCAGGCCACCCTGTCCTTCAGCACGCATTCGGGCGGGCGCGCCTCGCCGGCCTTCAGGTCGGTCGCGAAGCGGTACAGCGTGGAGCAATAGGGGCAGATGATCTCGTTGTCGTTGCCGAGATCAAGGAAGACATGCGGATGGTCGAACGGAGGGTTGGCGCCAACGCACATGAACTCCTGCGAGCCGATTTCGATGACGGGGACACCGGCATCGTTGTGGAAGTGCGGGACGACATGGTCGGACATCGGAACTCATCCTGGAGTGGCAATGGCGGCAGACACAATCAAAACTGACGCGGCATCATTGAACGCCGCGGACCATACTGGCGGGTGCAGATGATTGCTAGCCCAGCGGAACCGAAAGGTTGCAACTGCCCCATGCTCATTTGCTCATGCAAATTCGACACAATCTTGTCGCCTCAGAGAAGCCCTTCTTTCGTCGGGGCCGTTGTGTCGCAAATTTGGCATACTATGTCTGTGGGCGAACGAAATCCCGGCGGCAGGCGAATTTCCAGGCGAACGTCCAGGCTTTGAGCATGAAGTGGCTGCGAATCAGCACCGCGTTGGCCACCCTCGTGGCATGCAGCGTTGTCCTCGTGCAGATCGTGCCGCATGCGCGCGAGGCGGGCGCTGTGCTGGCGGCGCAAGACGATCCGGCCGCGCTGTCGGAGCTGCAGCTCGATTCCCTCCTGGGCAAAAACACGTTGGTCAATACG
This region of Bradyrhizobium sp. CCGUVB1N3 genomic DNA includes:
- a CDS encoding zinc-finger domain-containing protein, producing MSDHVVPHFHNDAGVPVIEIGSQEFMCVGANPPFDHPHVFLDLGNDNEIICPYCSTLYRFATDLKAGEARPPECVLKDRVA